One window of Pieris napi chromosome 1, ilPieNapi1.2, whole genome shotgun sequence genomic DNA carries:
- the LOC125063674 gene encoding protein rolling stone-like, with amino-acid sequence MVKYSRKSLSLSDLWVLSNEKLSDFYLTSWQKGESPIPMLVMRFMLASAAAGIFAWSVYSGASPYWFIFLTNWGVLLVFLMTLSGLSVSLVATFKKLPDISEGNLPWYVSTYWLTYNIALIISLIITGLYWTLLYNPEKDEELDKSFWLDLSTHGFNSCIVFSEFLLSRTPLRFVHIYQPIAVGLWYSIFSGIYYAAGGTDSLGNPFIYEILDWRQTHRSLALVAAALAALIVLYAAMWVLTICRDKISVAIIRTTSLDLPFTPPDRISGAV; translated from the exons atgGTGAAATATTCCAGGAAGAGCTTATCGCTCTCTGATTTGTGGGTGCTCTCGAATGAGAAATTAAGTGATTTTTACCTCACGTCATGGCAAAAGGGAGAGTCTCCGATACCTATGCTAGTCATGAGGTTCATGCTGGCAAGTGCGGCGGCGGGAATCTTCGCATGGTCTGTCTACTCTGGAGCCAGCCCGTATTGGTTTATATTTCTGACAAACTGGGGAGTGTTATTGGTTTTTCTGATGACACTTAGCGGGCTAAGCGTATCACTCGTCGctacttttaaaaaacttcCAG ACATCAGCGAAGGAAACCTACCATGGTATGTGAGTACTTACTGGCTCACTTACAACATCGCACTCATCATCTCGTTAATCATAACAGGACTTTACTGGACCCTTCTTTATAATCCAG aAAAGGATGAAGAACTTGATAAAAGCTTCTGGCTCGATCTATCAACACATGGGTTCAACTCCTGCATAGTGTTTAGCGAATTCCTACTTTCAAGGACACCTCTTAGATTCGTACACATATATCAACCCATAGCTGTAGGGCTATGGTATTCGATATTTTCCGGCATTTACTATGCTGCTGGAGGTACAGACAG CCTTGGCAATCCATTCATATATGAAATATTGGATTGGCGACAAACACACCGATCCTTGGCTTTGGTTGCTGCAGCGTTGGCAGCGCTAATCGTTCTTTACGCCGCGATGTGGGTTCTAACTATATGCAGAGACAAGATTTCCGTAGCTATCATAAGGACCACCAGTCTAGACCTACCGTTTACACCGCCTGATCGTATTTCTGGTGCCGTATAG
- the LOC125063665 gene encoding protein rolling stone-like, translating into MSAIKEFFKEECQLHMVGLEYQKPSHFFLSAWQNTRSPVPLLIWRVLLFLTSIGIVLTSFITYVLSPIYIGFWFIYLTHWGLVMMVLATGFGVGISARCYFYGPIGTQFSLPWYVKTYWVLYNVSIPLAFLITVFYWTLLYEEGVEEEVSPGLDIAIHGINSLIMFLFLLGSSHKTRIVHVVHPIIFSCIYVVFNLIYYIANGTNPLGDPYIYPVVYWGNPGIAILVIFITLLLLISLHFVTIGLAAARDAIANKILRPSVTVHAQEDIGLRTRGESTV; encoded by the exons ATGAGTGCTATTAAGGAGTTCTTTAAGGAGGAGTGCCAACTCCATATGGTTGGTTTAGAATACCAAAAACCTTCTCATTTTTTTCTAAGCGCTTGGCAAAATACGCGATCACCAGTCCCACTTTTAATATGGAGAGTTCTGCTGTTCTTGACTTCTATAGGCATCGTCCTTACTTCGTTTATAACGTACGTTTTAAGTCCCATTTACATAGGATTCTGGTTCATATATCTGACTCACTGGGGACTAGTTATGATGGTACTCGCAACTGGATTTGGAGTAGGAATCTCAGCTCGGTGTTATTTTTATGGGCCAATTG GAACTCAATTCTCGCTGCCGTGGTATGTAAAAACCTACTGGGTTTTATATAACGTCTCAATACCGCTGGCATTTCTCATCACTGTTTTTTACTGGACCTTACTATATGAAG AGGGTGTAGAAGAGGAAGTGAGTCCAGGTCTCGACATAGCCATACATGGAATTAACTCCCTAATAATGTTTCTTTTTCTACTCGGCTCGTCACACAAAACTCGAATTGTACATGTAGTGCATCCCATCATCTTCTCCTGCATATACGTAGTCTTTAATCTCATATACTACATCGCTAATGGAACTAATCC GTTAGGTGACCCATACATATATCCCGTGGTATATTGGGGCAACCCTGGGATTGCGATACTAGTGATATTTATAACACTCTTACTGCTAATAAGCTTGCACTTCGTTACTATTGGATTGGCGGCAGCACGAGACGCCATTGCTAACAAGATTTTGCGACCTTCAGTTACAGTCCACGCTCAGGAGGACATTGGGTTGAGGACCAGAGGAGAATCGACAGTTTAA